One part of the Tunicatimonas pelagia genome encodes these proteins:
- a CDS encoding SufE family protein, with the protein MAQSIDEIQNEIIEEFALLDGDPEMTNFYIIELGQKLPPLEEAKKSEENIVKGCQSKVWLVPSLEESKMNFEADSNSAITKGLVSLLVRVFQDQAPNDIVDADLFFIDKIGMNRFIGTQRSNGFAAMIKQIKLAALVNKERQAIAKSDPK; encoded by the coding sequence ATGGCTCAATCAATTGACGAAATACAGAACGAAATAATAGAAGAATTTGCCTTGCTGGATGGTGACCCGGAGATGACTAACTTCTACATTATAGAGTTGGGGCAAAAGTTGCCTCCGCTAGAAGAGGCTAAGAAGAGCGAAGAAAATATAGTGAAAGGTTGCCAATCGAAAGTGTGGCTGGTGCCTTCGCTAGAAGAGAGTAAAATGAATTTTGAAGCGGATAGCAATTCGGCGATTACCAAGGGGTTAGTAAGTTTGTTAGTGCGCGTTTTCCAAGATCAGGCTCCTAATGACATTGTAGATGCTGATTTGTTTTTTATTGATAAAATTGGCATGAATCGATTTATTGGAACCCAACGCTCCAATGGATTTGCAGCCATGATTAAACAGATAAAGCTAGCAGCTTTGGTAAATAAAGAGCGACAAGCGATAGCGAAGAGTGATCCAAAATAA
- a CDS encoding cysteine desulfurase → MSTENTVVSTTQLDIDQIRSDFPILHQEVNGRPLVYLDNAATTQKPQVVIDALTHYYQQDNANIHRGVHTLAERATAVFEETRQAIHQFINSNEPEEIVFTKGTTDGINLVAATFGRTNLKEGDEIIISGMEHHSNIVPWQMLCEEKGAKLKVIPVNERGEVELEEYKKLLSARTKLVSVVYVSNSLGTINPVKEIIDLAHAQGAAVLIDGAQSTAYLDIDVQALNCDFYIFSGHKVFGPTGVGALYGKRRLLEKMPPYQGGGEMIRSVSFEKTTYNDIPYKFEAGTPNIADVVALKAAIDYINQLGKPAMRAYEEELLAYAHQRLSEVSGLRMIGTAEKKMNVVSFVFDDIFHFDVGQMLDARGIAVRTGHHCTEPLMAHFGLEGTVRASFAMYNKKEEIDQLVEGLQRIVKMMGK, encoded by the coding sequence ATGAGTACGGAAAACACAGTAGTGTCCACCACTCAGCTAGATATAGATCAGATTCGGAGTGACTTTCCTATCCTCCATCAAGAGGTAAATGGGCGTCCGTTAGTATATTTGGATAATGCCGCTACTACGCAGAAACCGCAAGTAGTGATTGACGCACTAACGCATTACTATCAGCAAGACAATGCTAACATTCACCGGGGGGTACACACATTGGCTGAGCGAGCTACGGCTGTATTTGAAGAGACCCGTCAAGCAATTCATCAGTTCATTAATTCTAATGAGCCGGAAGAGATTGTTTTTACGAAAGGAACCACCGATGGCATTAATCTGGTAGCAGCTACTTTTGGCCGGACTAACTTAAAAGAAGGGGATGAGATCATTATTTCGGGGATGGAGCATCATTCCAACATTGTGCCTTGGCAAATGCTCTGTGAAGAAAAAGGAGCTAAGCTTAAAGTAATTCCCGTAAACGAACGAGGTGAGGTTGAGCTAGAGGAGTATAAAAAACTACTCTCGGCGCGTACTAAACTAGTGAGTGTAGTTTATGTCTCCAATTCGTTAGGAACCATTAATCCGGTAAAAGAAATTATCGATTTAGCTCACGCACAAGGGGCGGCAGTGCTAATTGACGGAGCGCAATCAACGGCTTATTTAGATATTGACGTGCAAGCCCTAAATTGTGATTTCTACATTTTTTCTGGGCACAAAGTATTTGGCCCAACCGGAGTGGGAGCATTGTACGGTAAGCGTCGTCTTTTGGAGAAAATGCCTCCTTACCAAGGTGGAGGAGAGATGATTCGCAGCGTAAGCTTCGAGAAAACGACCTACAATGATATTCCCTACAAGTTTGAGGCAGGTACGCCCAATATTGCCGATGTAGTTGCCCTCAAAGCGGCGATTGACTATATCAATCAACTGGGCAAACCCGCCATGCGAGCATATGAAGAAGAACTGTTAGCATACGCTCACCAGCGATTGAGTGAAGTGTCTGGTCTGCGAATGATTGGAACTGCTGAGAAGAAAATGAATGTTGTTTCGTTTGTCTTCGACGATATTTTTCATTTTGATGTAGGGCAGATGTTAGATGCCCGAGGTATTGCGGTGCGTACTGGGCATCATTGCACTGAACCGCTGATGGCTCACTTTGGGTTGGAAGGAACAGTTCGAGCCTCGTTTGCCATGTACAACAAGAAGGAGGAGATCGATCAATTAGTAGAAGGGCTACAGCGTATTGTAAAGATGATGGGAAAATAA
- the sufD gene encoding Fe-S cluster assembly protein SufD — MSLEQAFITYIKDREETINGQGDSAWHQRRRAAFADFEKLGFPAKKDEEYRYTPISRALEREFDGNELTKSNVDTQAVQGLLDRVVPSDLSANVLVYVNGAFQPSFSRIESAEEGVVITTLSQAYQNHSELIDRYFAQQTADQSDSFVALNTAVAQEGLFVYAPKNTVVETPVLVYFISDTSAGASVGSPRNLYIAEQSSKLSVIESFYTLGSGASYQNAVSEIWVDANASVYYNKLQPESEKAYHTGTTEVYQARDSRFTGVTVSLQGAMLRNNLNIALDGENCESHMYGLYMLDGKSHVDNHTAVDHRKPNSYSNELYKGIMDDYSKGVFNGKIYVRQDAQKTNAFQSNANILLTDNASINTKPQLEIWADDVKCSHGATTGQIDKEQLFYLRARGMSKDQATAILLRAFAGDVLENIELDFVRHQIEAVIDQRLNTNF, encoded by the coding sequence ATGAGTTTAGAACAAGCGTTTATAACCTATATTAAAGATCGGGAAGAGACTATCAATGGCCAAGGCGACTCAGCTTGGCATCAGCGTCGGCGGGCAGCATTCGCTGACTTTGAGAAATTAGGTTTTCCGGCAAAAAAAGACGAAGAATACCGTTACACACCTATTAGCCGGGCTTTAGAGCGTGAGTTTGATGGCAATGAGTTAACGAAATCTAATGTTGATACTCAGGCGGTGCAGGGCTTATTGGACAGGGTTGTTCCTTCCGATCTATCGGCGAACGTGCTGGTTTATGTCAATGGAGCGTTTCAGCCTTCTTTTTCGCGGATAGAAAGTGCTGAAGAAGGGGTGGTCATCACGACTTTATCCCAAGCCTACCAAAACCATAGCGAATTAATCGACCGGTATTTTGCCCAGCAAACCGCCGATCAATCAGATTCTTTCGTGGCACTTAATACGGCGGTGGCGCAGGAAGGATTATTTGTATATGCTCCTAAAAACACAGTAGTAGAAACTCCGGTCTTAGTCTACTTTATTAGCGACACATCGGCCGGGGCAAGTGTGGGATCACCACGAAATTTGTACATCGCTGAACAAAGCAGTAAGCTATCAGTCATTGAGTCGTTTTACACGCTAGGTAGCGGAGCGAGCTATCAGAATGCGGTAAGCGAAATTTGGGTAGATGCCAATGCGTCGGTGTACTACAACAAATTGCAGCCAGAGAGCGAAAAAGCGTATCATACCGGAACTACGGAAGTGTATCAGGCTCGCGATAGCCGATTCACCGGGGTAACCGTATCCTTACAAGGGGCGATGCTTCGTAACAACCTGAATATTGCGTTGGATGGTGAAAATTGCGAATCGCATATGTATGGTCTGTATATGTTAGATGGCAAATCACACGTGGATAATCACACTGCCGTAGACCATCGTAAGCCTAACTCGTACAGTAATGAATTGTACAAAGGCATCATGGACGATTACTCAAAAGGCGTTTTTAACGGAAAGATTTATGTCCGTCAGGATGCACAGAAGACTAACGCCTTTCAGTCGAATGCGAATATTTTGTTAACTGACAACGCATCTATCAATACCAAACCTCAACTCGAAATTTGGGCCGATGATGTAAAATGTTCGCACGGAGCTACTACTGGTCAGATTGATAAGGAGCAATTATTTTACTTACGGGCGCGAGGTATGAGTAAAGATCAAGCAACAGCCATTTTACTAAGAGCTTTTGCGGGTGACGTGCTAGAAAATATTGAGCTAGACTTTGTTCGTCATCAGATTGAGGCGGTCATTGATCAGCGACTGAATACTAACTTTTAA
- the sufC gene encoding Fe-S cluster assembly ATPase SufC, whose translation MLKITGLHARVEEKEILKGIELEVKPGEVHAIMGPNGSGKSTLASVLAGREDFEVTDGSVQYMGQDLLEMEPEERAREGIFLAFQYPVEIPGVSTTNFLKTAVNQVRQHKGKDSLDAVAFLKMMKEKMKLVDIDQSLLSRSLNEGFSGGEKKRNEIFQMAMLEPTLAILDETDSGLDIDALRIVANGVNALRSEDNATIVVTHYQRLLDYIVPDYVHVLYNGRIVKSGSKELALELEEKGYDWIKETVDVTA comes from the coding sequence ATGTTAAAAATTACTGGACTACACGCAAGGGTAGAAGAGAAAGAAATACTCAAAGGTATTGAGCTAGAAGTGAAACCGGGCGAAGTACACGCCATTATGGGACCCAATGGTTCGGGCAAAAGTACGTTGGCCTCGGTATTGGCCGGACGAGAAGATTTTGAAGTAACCGATGGCTCGGTGCAATATATGGGGCAAGACCTGCTAGAGATGGAACCCGAAGAGAGAGCTCGAGAAGGTATTTTTTTAGCATTTCAGTACCCAGTAGAAATTCCGGGCGTGAGTACAACCAACTTCCTGAAAACAGCAGTGAACCAAGTGCGTCAGCATAAGGGAAAAGATTCACTGGATGCGGTTGCTTTCCTCAAAATGATGAAGGAAAAGATGAAACTGGTAGATATTGACCAGTCGCTCCTAAGTCGTTCGTTGAACGAGGGCTTCTCTGGAGGGGAAAAGAAGCGCAACGAAATCTTTCAGATGGCCATGCTTGAGCCTACTTTAGCTATTTTGGATGAAACTGACTCCGGGCTAGATATTGACGCTTTACGAATTGTCGCCAACGGGGTAAATGCCTTACGAAGTGAAGATAACGCAACCATTGTAGTAACCCACTACCAACGGCTGTTAGATTACATTGTGCCAGATTACGTGCATGTACTTTATAACGGGCGCATTGTGAAATCAGGTAGTAAAGAGTTAGCGTTGGAACTAGAGGAAAAAGGCTACGACTGGATTAAGGAAACCGTAGATGTAACTGCTTGA
- the sufB gene encoding Fe-S cluster assembly protein SufB, whose translation MSKDNQILEEFTQSDYKYGFESNIEQESAPKGLNEDTIRFISAKKKEPEWMLEWRLKAYHHWLTLKEPTWHNVSFPEIDYQDIIYYAAPKQKVSPKSLDEVDPELLDTFKRLGISLEEQKRLTGVAVDAVFDSVSVATTFKDKLAKLGIIFCSFSEAVQEHPELVKKHIGSVVPPGDNYYAALNSAVFSDGSFCYIPKGVRCPMELSTYFRINAANSGQFERTLIVAEEGSYVSYLEGCTAPMRDENQLHAAVVELYAAKDAEIKYSTVQNWYPGDKDGKGGIYNFVTKRGICAGENSKISWTQVETGSAVTWKYPSCILKGDNSIGEFYSVAVTNNHQQADTGTKMIHIGKNTRSRIVSKGVSAGVSQNSYRGLVKVMKRAENARNFSQCDSLLMGDRCGAHTFPYIESDNSSAQIEHEATTSKIGEDQIFYCLQRGIGEEDAVALIVNGYCKEVLNQLPMEFAVEAQKLLALTLEGSVG comes from the coding sequence ATGAGTAAGGACAATCAAATTCTGGAAGAATTTACCCAATCTGACTACAAGTACGGATTCGAGTCCAATATTGAGCAGGAATCAGCCCCAAAAGGTCTCAATGAAGATACTATCCGATTTATCTCGGCCAAAAAGAAGGAACCGGAGTGGATGCTGGAGTGGCGGTTGAAAGCGTACCATCATTGGCTTACCTTAAAAGAGCCTACCTGGCATAATGTCTCTTTCCCGGAAATTGATTATCAAGATATTATCTATTACGCAGCCCCTAAGCAGAAGGTAAGCCCTAAAAGCTTAGATGAGGTAGACCCCGAATTGCTAGATACTTTTAAACGACTAGGAATTTCGCTCGAAGAGCAGAAACGGTTAACCGGGGTAGCGGTAGATGCAGTATTCGATAGCGTATCGGTAGCTACAACCTTCAAAGATAAACTGGCCAAGTTAGGCATCATATTTTGTTCATTTAGTGAGGCAGTGCAGGAGCATCCGGAGCTGGTGAAGAAGCATATTGGCTCAGTGGTGCCTCCTGGCGATAATTACTACGCAGCTCTCAACTCTGCGGTATTTAGTGACGGCTCTTTTTGTTATATCCCCAAGGGTGTACGCTGCCCAATGGAGCTTTCTACTTATTTCCGCATCAATGCAGCAAATTCAGGGCAGTTTGAGCGAACATTAATTGTGGCTGAAGAAGGTTCTTACGTAAGCTATCTGGAAGGTTGCACCGCCCCGATGCGGGATGAAAACCAACTGCACGCAGCAGTGGTAGAGCTGTACGCGGCCAAAGATGCCGAAATTAAGTACTCTACCGTGCAAAACTGGTACCCTGGCGATAAGGACGGCAAGGGTGGAATCTACAACTTCGTAACGAAGCGTGGTATCTGTGCCGGAGAGAATTCTAAGATTTCTTGGACGCAGGTAGAAACAGGTTCAGCCGTAACTTGGAAATACCCAAGCTGCATACTGAAAGGGGATAATTCTATCGGTGAGTTTTATTCGGTAGCGGTAACCAACAATCATCAACAGGCCGATACCGGAACTAAAATGATTCATATTGGCAAAAATACTCGTAGCCGAATTGTTTCTAAGGGAGTATCAGCAGGAGTAAGTCAGAACAGTTACCGAGGTTTAGTAAAGGTGATGAAGCGGGCTGAAAATGCTCGGAACTTCTCGCAATGCGATTCGCTACTGATGGGCGACCGTTGCGGAGCGCATACGTTTCCTTACATAGAATCAGATAATAGTTCGGCGCAGATTGAGCATGAGGCTACCACCTCTAAGATTGGCGAAGATCAAATTTTTTACTGCTTACAGCGAGGTATTGGTGAAGAAGATGCAGTAGCACTTATCGTTAATGGTTACTGTAAAGAAGTACTCAATCAGCTTCCGATGGAGTTTGCCGTAGAAGCCCAAAAACTACTGGCTCTTACGTTAGAAGGAAGCGTAGGGTAA
- a CDS encoding Lrp/AsnC ligand binding domain-containing protein, protein MSKNLEIDNVDLKILALLSEDAKIPYTEIAKKVYVSGGTVHVRMRKMEEMGIVQGTTLNMDYSKLGYDITAFLGIYLEKSSLYNDVVDELKKVPEVVKIHYTTGNYSIFIKIHCRDTKHLREVLHDKIQRIEGIVRTETLISLEESLNRHIQLGD, encoded by the coding sequence ATGAGCAAAAATTTAGAAATTGATAACGTAGACCTCAAAATCCTTGCCCTGCTATCAGAAGATGCCAAAATTCCCTATACTGAAATCGCCAAGAAAGTGTACGTATCGGGTGGAACAGTACATGTTCGAATGCGAAAAATGGAAGAGATGGGTATTGTACAAGGTACTACCCTCAACATGGACTACTCAAAACTTGGCTATGATATTACCGCGTTTCTAGGAATCTATTTAGAAAAAAGTTCGCTTTACAATGATGTAGTAGATGAGCTGAAGAAGGTGCCAGAAGTAGTGAAAATTCACTACACTACCGGGAACTACAGTATCTTCATTAAAATCCACTGCCGTGACACTAAACATCTGCGGGAAGTGCTGCACGATAAAATTCAGCGTATTGAAGGAATTGTTCGTACCGAAACCCTTATTTCGCTAGAAGAAAGTTTGAATCGTCATATTCAGCTGGGAGACTAA
- a CDS encoding AMP-binding protein: MEVQISPWFQHYPEGIPQQINAQQYKSLIDLIEQCIEEYGTRTAFECMGASITFNELDYLSKNFAAFLQEDLKLKKGDRIAIQMPNLLQYPIAMLGALRAGLVVVNTNPLYTAREMKHQFNDSGAEAIVILANFAYNLEKIIAETSIKHVIVTEIGDQLGGLKKTIVNAVVKYVKKMVPKYNLPSALSFNNTLKQGEKCTFNRVELTGEDNAFLQYTGGTTGVSKGAVLSHANLVANMEQISAWMSVGLNKAEETMITALPLYHIYALTVNCFAMMKIGAKNVLITNPRDMKGFMKELKKHPFTVITGLNTLYNGMMNHPDFDTVDFSHLKVASAGGMAMQEAVADRWKEKTGVAVAEGYGLTETSPVLTSNIPISGLERIGTIGIPLPSTQLIFANDDGEEVAIGEPGEIYAKGPQVMKGYWNRPDETENVFTPDGWLKTGDIGVLDEDGFIKIVDRKKEMINVSGFNVYPNEIEGIVSAHEKVLEVGAIGVPDPRSTEVVKICVVKKDASLTEDELKAYCKENMTAYKVPRYIEFRDELPKSNVGKILRRLLKEGSAQPQD; encoded by the coding sequence ATGGAAGTTCAAATATCTCCTTGGTTCCAACATTACCCTGAGGGAATACCTCAGCAAATAAATGCTCAGCAGTACAAGTCACTTATTGATCTTATTGAACAATGCATTGAGGAATATGGTACTCGCACTGCTTTTGAGTGCATGGGAGCTTCTATTACATTTAATGAGCTAGATTACTTATCTAAAAATTTCGCCGCTTTTTTACAGGAAGACCTAAAGTTAAAGAAAGGAGACCGCATTGCCATTCAAATGCCTAACTTGCTTCAATATCCTATTGCTATGTTGGGAGCACTTCGGGCTGGCTTGGTGGTTGTCAACACTAATCCGCTGTATACTGCTCGGGAGATGAAACACCAGTTTAATGACTCTGGAGCTGAAGCTATCGTAATACTAGCCAACTTTGCGTATAATCTGGAAAAAATTATTGCGGAAACATCCATCAAGCACGTAATTGTTACCGAAATAGGCGATCAGCTGGGAGGATTAAAGAAGACCATTGTTAATGCGGTGGTGAAGTACGTAAAAAAGATGGTGCCAAAATATAACCTACCGTCTGCCCTATCTTTTAACAATACGCTAAAACAAGGTGAGAAATGTACATTCAATCGAGTTGAGCTTACTGGGGAAGACAATGCATTCTTGCAATATACTGGTGGCACTACCGGAGTTTCAAAAGGAGCAGTTCTATCCCACGCGAACTTAGTAGCCAACATGGAGCAAATTTCAGCTTGGATGTCGGTTGGGCTCAATAAGGCTGAAGAGACCATGATTACTGCCTTACCCCTCTATCATATCTACGCACTCACGGTTAACTGTTTTGCGATGATGAAGATTGGAGCCAAGAACGTGTTGATCACCAATCCTCGCGATATGAAAGGGTTTATGAAGGAATTGAAAAAACATCCCTTTACCGTAATTACCGGCTTAAATACTTTATACAACGGTATGATGAATCATCCTGATTTTGACACCGTAGACTTTTCGCATCTCAAGGTAGCTAGTGCTGGAGGAATGGCCATGCAAGAGGCCGTAGCCGATCGCTGGAAAGAAAAAACAGGAGTTGCGGTGGCGGAGGGGTACGGACTAACGGAAACCTCGCCCGTGCTGACATCAAATATACCGATCAGTGGCTTGGAACGAATTGGTACCATTGGCATTCCGCTTCCTAGCACTCAGCTTATTTTTGCTAACGACGATGGCGAAGAAGTAGCGATTGGTGAACCTGGAGAAATCTACGCCAAGGGCCCCCAAGTAATGAAGGGGTACTGGAATCGGCCTGATGAAACTGAAAATGTATTTACACCTGACGGATGGCTGAAAACTGGTGATATTGGAGTGTTGGATGAAGATGGGTTCATTAAAATAGTGGATCGTAAGAAAGAAATGATTAATGTTTCGGGATTTAACGTTTACCCTAACGAGATAGAAGGCATTGTTTCAGCACACGAAAAGGTGCTGGAGGTAGGTGCTATTGGAGTACCTGACCCCCGGTCTACCGAAGTAGTAAAAATATGCGTTGTGAAAAAGGACGCTTCTCTTACCGAAGATGAGTTGAAAGCGTATTGTAAAGAGAATATGACCGCCTACAAAGTTCCTCGCTATATTGAGTTTCGAGATGAGTTGCCAAAGTCGAACGTAGGCAAAATTCTTAGAAGACTCCTGAAGGAAGGTAGCGCTCAACCTCAAGACTAA